Part of the Aquimarina sp. TRL1 genome, TATCCTGGATATGCAGATGATGCTTTTAGAATTCATTTTTTTGGAGATGAAATCGAAGAAATTGAAGCTTTTGATGTCAAAACAAATGAGATTATCGAAAAATACGATCGGTTGACCATCTATCCAGCTAATATGTTTGTTACCTCTCCGGATGTTCTGAACAATGCTATTACACAAATTAGCCTGGACTTAGGAAAACAGGTGTCTTATTTTCAAGAAATAGGAAAACCTCTGGAAGCAAAAAGATTGGAAGAACGTACTAATTTTGATCTGGAAATGATCCGTGAATTGGGATACTGTTCAGGGATTGAAAATTATTCCCGCTATCTGGACGGGAGAGATCCCGGTACCAGGCCTTTCTGCCTGCTAGATTATTTCCCGGATGATTACCTGATGGTTATCGATGAAAGTCATGTTACTGTATCACAGGTGCATGCCATGTATGGAGGAGATCGCTCGAGAAAAGAAAACCTAGTAGAATACGGATTCCGCCTTCCCGCAGCAATGGATAATCGTCCACTAAAATTCGAGGAATTTGAATCTTTACAAAATCAGGTAATCTATGTAAGTGCTACTCCTGCCGATTATGAATTACAGAAAACAGAAGGAATCTATATAGAACAGCTTATAAGACCTACAGGTTTATTAGACCCTGAAATAGAAGTACGCCCCAGCCTCAACCAGATTGATGATCTGATTGAAGAAATGCAAAAAAGAATCGACAAAGACGAACGAGTACTGGTAACTACATTGACCAAGAGAATGGCAGAAGAACTCACAAAATATCTATCTAGAATCGATATCCGTTGTCGTTATATCCATAGTGATGTGGACACCTTAGAACGTGTAGAGATTATGCAGGATCTGCGCAAAGGAATTTTTGATGTACTTATTGGTGTAAACTTATTACGAGAAGGATTAGACCTTCCGGAAGTTTCTCTAGTTGCAATTTTAGATGCAGACAAAGAAGGTTTTTTACGAAGTACTCGATCGCTGACGCAAACAGTAGGGAGAGCTGCTCGAAATATCAATGGAAAAGCCATTATGTATGCTGATAAAATCACTGACAGTATGCAAAAAACAATTGATGAAACCAATTACAGAAGAAGCAAACAAATTGCATACAATACAGAGAACGGAATTACACCTAAGGCAATAAAAAAATCCAAAGACAGCGCCTTAGTTGGAAAAAAGGAGGACTCATATACTATTGAAAGAGCCCCTAGCTTACAGGCAGCCGAAGAAGAAGTTGCTTATTTCACGGTTGATCAATTAGAAAGCAGAATCAGAGAAGTCCGAAAAGAAATGGAAAAAGCTGCCAAAGAATTAGACTTTTTGACTGCTGCCAGATTACGCGATGAAATAAAGATGTTACAAAGCAAAATACAACAACAAAAAGGATAATAGTATTTATTACTTTTCCCTATAAACAGGGTAATGATTCTTTATAAAATTCATCATCTTTACCAAAATAAGAGAAGTTAACCGGGAATATTTATAAATAGGTATTTAGAAAATGTAGTTTTTTATCAATGTCAACTCCGATTAATTAGCAAAAGGAGATCTATTCGAAATAAAACGTATTACACATTAAGGAAAGCTTTGAGACATTAACATCTTACCTTGTGAGTACTATTCATGAGATAAGAAGTATTTATGTATATTGTATATAGCTATAAACCCTCTATAACTTCTCAAGCGGATATACTATGAATACAAATCAAGAGAAAATAGCCATTCTTTCTGAAAAGATGAATGCACTCATAAAAAAACATCAGGTTTTTACTAAGGAAATTATTCAGCTCAGAGATGAATTAAAAGAATTAAAATCAGCTGTTCAGAAAGAACCCAAAAGTACGCATACTACACAAAGTATACGCACTACTCCTGTAAAAACGGAAACACCTCCTAAAAAACAAATACAGCAACAACCTGCTACTCCTCATACAATTAGAAAAACTCCCCGGGTAAAAAAGAAATCTAATCTTGAAAAATTCATAGGCGAAAACCTCATTAGTAAAATCGGTATTTTAATTACCATTATCGGAGTAGGTATCGGAGCAAAGTATTCTATTGAAAATAACCTGATCAATCCGATAACCCGAATCATATTAGGATATCTTGCTGGTGCGGGATTGCTCTTCTTTGGAATCAAACTAAAGAAAAAATATAAAAATTATAGTGCAGTTTTAGTCAGTGGAGCCATTGCTGTTCTTTATTTTATCACCTATGCTGCCTATGATTTGTATCAATTATTTCCTCAGATTTTAGCTTTTATATTGATGCTTATTTTTACTGCCTTTGCTGTTATTACTGCTATTCAATATAACAAACAACTTATTGCGCATATTGGATTAGTAGGAGCATATGCGGTTCCTTTTCTTCTTAGTGACGGATCTGGTAAGGTAGAAATTTTGTTTAGTTATATGGCGATTGTCAATATAGGTATTCTCATAATCTCTTTTAAGAAATACTGGAAACCACTTTATTATGTTTCTTTTGGTTTTACCTGGTTAATTTACCTCAGTTGGCATATAAGCGAATTCTCAGTAGAAAAAAATTTCAGTATCGCCCTTATTTTTGCGTTGCTATTTTTTGTTATTTTCTACACTACTTTTCTCGGATATAAACTCTTACAAAAAGAAGCCTATAAAAACAGAGATGCTATTCTTCCTTTTCTCAATTCCTTTATATTCTACGGAGTAGGATATGCTATCCTGGTTGATCATCCTACCGGGAAACATTTATTAGGACTTTTTACCTTAGGAAATGCTGTTTTACACTTTATCCCTGGAGTTATTATCCATAGACTCAAACTAGGAAACAAAAGCTTATTATATTTTGTCTTAGGTCTTGTTTTGGTTTTTATCACAATTGCCATACCTGTACAACTCGATGGAAACTGGGTAACATTATTATGGATTACTGAAGCTGCTTTACTTTTCTGGATTGGAAGAACAAAACAGATTTCTTTTTATGAAATCTTATCATATATCCTCATGTTGATTGGTTTCTTTAGTTTACTTCATGATTGGGGGAATTTCTATGGTCATTATTCTTTACACGCTCCAGAAAAGAAGATTACTCCTATTCTGAACAGTTGTTTCCTAACGGCAATTATCTGTATGGCTGGTTATGGATTTATATCATTCTTAGACCAATACAAAAACGATACATCACCTTTAAAAAAAGGAAGCCTAATCCCTAAAATTGCTTCCTTTTTAATCCCTGCGATCCTCATTATTATTTGCTACAATTCATTCTTATTAGAAATCAATGCATATTGGGATCAATTATATCAAGATTCTCATATTCATAAAGGGGATCTGTATAAAACCAATGAAACCCTTATTTTATTTAAAAATATTTGGAGTATTTTATATTCTCTCATCTTTATATCCCTGCTTTCTTTATTAAATACCTATATAATAAAGAATAAGTATCTCTCTATTGTAAACACCCTTTTTAATGGGTTATGTATTTTCCTATTTTTGACAATAGGACTGTATACTATTAGTGAATTACGAGAAAGCTATCTGAATAAAGAGATCTCGGAGTATTACACTATTAGTTACTTCACTATATTGATTCGATACATCGCTCTTGTTATCCTTGGAGGGGCAATATATGCGCTATACAAACAAACACAACATTTGATCTCTGAATTCAATATCGGATTCCTACGCCCTTTAACAGAGCTTTTTATTCATTTTGTGATTATTTGGGTTGCTAGCAGTGAACTTATTCATTGGCTGGATATGTCATCTGCAGAGCAATCTTATAAATTAGGACTGAGTATTTTATGGGGGATATATTCACTATTTCTCATAACGCTGGGAATTTGGAAAAAGAAAAAACACCTCCGTATTGGAGCTATCGTATTATTTGGGATTACACTCATCAAACTATTTCTATATGACATCTCACACCTGGGAACCATCGCCAAAACAATTGTCTTTGTCTCTCTGGGAATTCTATTGCTCATTATTTCTTTCTTATACAATAAATACAAACACATTATATCCGAAGAAAATGAAGATTAATTCAGTTTTTATTTCACTAATTATTACTGCGCTTCTTCCTTTTTCAGGGAAAGCACAAATGGAGTCTTTTGAATATTCGAGAACATTAAATGGAATAAATGACACCTGGCATACACTAAAAATTCCTAATGATATTTTTGCAAAAACAAAAAAGGATTTGTCTGATATTAGAATATATAAAGTTCTTAAAAATACAGATACAACAGAAATCCCTTATATCACAAAAATTGCCAAAAGAAAAACCACAATCCAAACCTTGCCTTCTTCTATCTTAAACACTGTAAGTCAAGGAAATAATCATTACATTACATTAAAAACACCCAACAAGCAACAAAGTAATCAAATTCAATTGTCCTTTCGACAAGTAAACTATGACTGGAAAGTAGTTTTGGAAGGAAGTCATGATCAAAAAGAATGGTTTTCTATTCTTGAAGATTATAGAATTGTATCTATAAAAAATAAACAAACAAATTACCACTTCTCTACGCTTACTTTCCCTCCTGTCAATTTTACTTTTTTACGATTAAAAATTGCCAGCAAAGAAAAACCCATACTAAAGGAAGCAACAGTTTTGAGCCGTAGAGAGAAGAAAGCTATTTATGACACTTTTGCTATCTCCTCAATCAAGATTAGTGAACATGCTTCTTCAAAAACGACTACAGCACTTCTATCGTTACAAAAACCTCTTCCTGTCAGCCTACTAAGTGTAGCTATAAAAGATACATTGGATTACTACAGGCCAATTACTATAGCCTATTTGGCAGATAGTGTGCAAACAGAAAAAGGCTATATATATAATTTTAAGAATATACAGACAGGAACATTAAGCTCTGTAGAGCCAAACCGTTTCTCTTTTCCCTCTGTCACCACGCAAAAAATAAGAATTACTATTAACAATCATGATAATACGCCGATAACAATTGCTAAAATAATTGCCCAAGGATATCACCATGAAATAATCCCGAGATTTCCTGCTTATGATAAAGAGGCGAACTATTATCTCGTCTACGGAAATACAAAAATAGCAGCTCCACGGTATGATATTTTGCAATTTAAACACACTATTCCGGACTCTTTAGTTGCCATCACTGCAAATGAAGAGAAAAAAATCCCGCGATCAACGACGACAACCGCTACTCCTCTATTCCAAAACAAATTATGGTTATGGAGTATAATGGGAGGTATCATTCTTATTCTGGGTTGGTTCTCTATAAAAATGATCCGTGAAAATAAAGCCTCTGATTAAATAGTAAAAATGTATATATTTTAGTTCTTTTGCAGTACTAGGAAACATTAACCTGAGAAAGTATATCATTGAAAAAGAAAGCTCCCGATACTACATTAAAAA contains:
- the uvrB gene encoding excinuclease ABC subunit UvrB codes for the protein MKFSLQSEFNPTGDQPQAIKQLVTGIESGERYHTLLGVTGSGKTFTTANVIAEVQRPTLVLAHNKTLAAQLYSEFKQFFPDNAVEYFVSYYDYYQPEAYIPTSGTYIEKDLSINDEIEKLRLSTTSSLLSGRRDVLVVASVSCLYGIGNPIEFQKNVISLQQGQEISRTKLLHRLVQSLYSRTEAEFLRGNFRIKGDTVDIYPGYADDAFRIHFFGDEIEEIEAFDVKTNEIIEKYDRLTIYPANMFVTSPDVLNNAITQISLDLGKQVSYFQEIGKPLEAKRLEERTNFDLEMIRELGYCSGIENYSRYLDGRDPGTRPFCLLDYFPDDYLMVIDESHVTVSQVHAMYGGDRSRKENLVEYGFRLPAAMDNRPLKFEEFESLQNQVIYVSATPADYELQKTEGIYIEQLIRPTGLLDPEIEVRPSLNQIDDLIEEMQKRIDKDERVLVTTLTKRMAEELTKYLSRIDIRCRYIHSDVDTLERVEIMQDLRKGIFDVLIGVNLLREGLDLPEVSLVAILDADKEGFLRSTRSLTQTVGRAARNINGKAIMYADKITDSMQKTIDETNYRRSKQIAYNTENGITPKAIKKSKDSALVGKKEDSYTIERAPSLQAAEEEVAYFTVDQLESRIREVRKEMEKAAKELDFLTAARLRDEIKMLQSKIQQQKG
- a CDS encoding DUF3999 family protein; the protein is MKINSVFISLIITALLPFSGKAQMESFEYSRTLNGINDTWHTLKIPNDIFAKTKKDLSDIRIYKVLKNTDTTEIPYITKIAKRKTTIQTLPSSILNTVSQGNNHYITLKTPNKQQSNQIQLSFRQVNYDWKVVLEGSHDQKEWFSILEDYRIVSIKNKQTNYHFSTLTFPPVNFTFLRLKIASKEKPILKEATVLSRREKKAIYDTFAISSIKISEHASSKTTTALLSLQKPLPVSLLSVAIKDTLDYYRPITIAYLADSVQTEKGYIYNFKNIQTGTLSSVEPNRFSFPSVTTQKIRITINNHDNTPITIAKIIAQGYHHEIIPRFPAYDKEANYYLVYGNTKIAAPRYDILQFKHTIPDSLVAITANEEKKIPRSTTTTATPLFQNKLWLWSIMGGIILILGWFSIKMIRENKASD
- a CDS encoding DUF2339 domain-containing protein, producing MNTNQEKIAILSEKMNALIKKHQVFTKEIIQLRDELKELKSAVQKEPKSTHTTQSIRTTPVKTETPPKKQIQQQPATPHTIRKTPRVKKKSNLEKFIGENLISKIGILITIIGVGIGAKYSIENNLINPITRIILGYLAGAGLLFFGIKLKKKYKNYSAVLVSGAIAVLYFITYAAYDLYQLFPQILAFILMLIFTAFAVITAIQYNKQLIAHIGLVGAYAVPFLLSDGSGKVEILFSYMAIVNIGILIISFKKYWKPLYYVSFGFTWLIYLSWHISEFSVEKNFSIALIFALLFFVIFYTTFLGYKLLQKEAYKNRDAILPFLNSFIFYGVGYAILVDHPTGKHLLGLFTLGNAVLHFIPGVIIHRLKLGNKSLLYFVLGLVLVFITIAIPVQLDGNWVTLLWITEAALLFWIGRTKQISFYEILSYILMLIGFFSLLHDWGNFYGHYSLHAPEKKITPILNSCFLTAIICMAGYGFISFLDQYKNDTSPLKKGSLIPKIASFLIPAILIIICYNSFLLEINAYWDQLYQDSHIHKGDLYKTNETLILFKNIWSILYSLIFISLLSLLNTYIIKNKYLSIVNTLFNGLCIFLFLTIGLYTISELRESYLNKEISEYYTISYFTILIRYIALVILGGAIYALYKQTQHLISEFNIGFLRPLTELFIHFVIIWVASSELIHWLDMSSAEQSYKLGLSILWGIYSLFLITLGIWKKKKHLRIGAIVLFGITLIKLFLYDISHLGTIAKTIVFVSLGILLLIISFLYNKYKHIISEENED